A portion of the Candidatus Pristimantibacillus lignocellulolyticus genome contains these proteins:
- a CDS encoding sugar ABC transporter permease produces MNTKKRDRTYLFMILPAFIGFMILFIVPTIMSFGYSVTNWSVYKPDFQFNGLDNYTQLLSDTKNTTAIKNSIKYAIVITIFQNLFAIVFAVLLNQKRFMSNIVKSIFFFPAVLSVLVVGFLFQYIMTSSDFGLLNNIITFFGGSPVNWLGNSKIALYSVLFTQVWQWTGWSMVIYIANLKSIDSSIYEAASIDGASKMQTLRRITLPLLYPAASFNILMCLIGGLKVFDVIFAMTKGGPGYATETIITTMIREGFNNGRTAYASAIAVVFFIIVFILTRVVTYGLNKWEEKIS; encoded by the coding sequence GTGAATACGAAAAAGAGAGACCGCACATATTTATTCATGATCCTTCCTGCGTTTATAGGTTTCATGATCCTTTTCATCGTTCCTACAATAATGAGTTTTGGCTATAGTGTAACGAATTGGTCAGTGTATAAACCTGATTTTCAGTTTAATGGATTAGACAATTATACTCAGTTGCTAAGCGACACTAAAAATACGACAGCCATCAAAAACTCTATTAAGTATGCAATTGTAATTACTATTTTTCAAAATCTATTTGCCATTGTATTTGCTGTGTTATTGAATCAGAAGCGATTCATGTCTAATATCGTCAAATCCATATTCTTTTTCCCTGCAGTATTAAGTGTTCTAGTTGTAGGTTTTTTATTCCAATACATTATGACTTCGTCTGATTTTGGATTGTTAAACAATATTATTACATTTTTCGGCGGAAGCCCGGTTAACTGGTTAGGTAATAGCAAGATTGCTTTATATTCAGTGTTATTCACACAAGTATGGCAATGGACAGGTTGGAGTATGGTTATCTATATTGCGAATTTGAAAAGTATTGATTCATCCATATATGAAGCGGCGAGTATCGATGGAGCAAGTAAAATGCAAACGTTGCGTCGTATTACACTTCCGCTACTTTATCCTGCGGCCTCCTTTAACATTTTAATGTGTCTAATTGGCGGCTTGAAAGTATTTGATGTTATCTTTGCAATGACTAAGGGCGGTCCAGGATATGCGACCGAAACTATAATTACGACTATGATTCGAGAAGGTTTCAATAACGGTCGCACAGCGTATGCATCTGCAATTGCTGTAGTCTTCTTTATTATCGTATTTATATTAACTAGAGTTGTTACTTACGGATTGAATAAATGGGAGGAAAAGATATCATGA
- a CDS encoding sugar ABC transporter permease: MNTRKLNRSYPFWMTSPAIIIYTLFFIVPIFASFIYSFTNWNMNSINSPVFNGLDNFRNLFSDGVFFRSLSNTLLFAFTTTILKTVVGLSLAVIVVQKFIGNSFFRTLFYMPSVLSPMIVGLLFTAILKQEGLMNNILNSIGLGQLARDWLGNYGTAMFWIIAIEIWMWAGFSMFIFISGLQAISKDYYEAADMEGASAWLKFRSITLPLLAPSFTVVTTLNITGGLKVFDLVYSLTGGGPGFDTQVLNTYTYRAFGMGLLGKSSASVLILSFVVVLITFALNKMLKSREVDA, translated from the coding sequence ATGAATACGCGCAAATTGAACAGGTCATATCCTTTCTGGATGACATCACCTGCAATTATTATTTACACTTTGTTTTTCATTGTACCAATCTTTGCTTCTTTTATTTATTCCTTTACGAATTGGAATATGAATTCTATAAATTCACCCGTATTTAATGGGCTTGATAACTTCAGAAATCTATTCAGTGATGGTGTTTTCTTCAGATCACTGTCAAATACATTACTTTTTGCATTTACAACTACCATATTGAAAACGGTTGTAGGTCTTTCGCTGGCGGTAATAGTTGTGCAGAAGTTTATTGGTAATAGCTTCTTTAGAACGTTATTTTATATGCCATCAGTATTAAGTCCAATGATTGTCGGTTTATTGTTTACTGCTATATTGAAGCAGGAAGGATTAATGAACAATATATTGAATTCCATCGGGCTAGGACAATTAGCTAGAGATTGGCTTGGTAACTATGGAACGGCAATGTTTTGGATTATTGCTATTGAGATATGGATGTGGGCAGGATTCAGTATGTTTATTTTCATTTCTGGACTACAAGCTATTTCAAAAGATTACTATGAAGCCGCAGACATGGAAGGTGCAAGTGCGTGGTTGAAATTCCGCTCCATTACACTACCTTTATTAGCTCCGTCATTTACAGTTGTGACAACCTTGAATATTACCGGGGGCTTGAAAGTGTTTGATCTAGTATATTCTTTAACAGGAGGCGGACCTGGTTTCGATACCCAAGTTTTAAATACTTACACGTATCGAGCGTTCGGCATGGGTTTACTCGGTAAATCTAGTGCCAGTGTGCTTATTCTTTCGTTTGTCGTAGTATTGATTACCTTTGCTCTGAATAAAATGCTGAAGTCAAGGGAGGTTGATGCATAA
- a CDS encoding carbohydrate ABC transporter permease translates to MSYSLKMKMNKVLLLVIVVAVSTVFIIPILMMLLGSLKTQGEVLLLDLSLPSAFRIENYIHVLETGSIMRGYMNSLITTVSSVILILFCGSTAGIIISRRSDRTSSALYYYFIFGLTATFNTVTTYALMLKLNLYGTYFGVIMVFTAINLSFAVLTFSSFVKGVPREIDEAAIVDGSGPFTLIFRILMPILKPVLVTNLIIAAIGVWNNFMVPLYLMNSSAKMTIPLTVFNFYGLYARDWQFVFAALTITILPVVVLYLCMQRYIVEGMTAGAVKG, encoded by the coding sequence ATGAGCTATTCCCTAAAAATGAAAATGAATAAGGTATTATTATTAGTGATCGTTGTTGCAGTATCCACTGTGTTTATTATTCCGATTTTGATGATGCTTCTTGGCTCACTTAAGACGCAAGGAGAAGTGCTTTTACTTGATTTGAGCTTGCCATCTGCCTTTCGAATAGAAAATTATATTCATGTACTAGAAACTGGCTCTATTATGAGAGGCTACATGAATAGTCTAATAACGACGGTGTCCTCGGTTATACTTATTTTGTTCTGTGGTTCAACTGCGGGCATTATTATATCGCGTAGAAGTGATCGCACTTCAAGTGCATTATATTATTACTTTATTTTTGGATTGACGGCAACATTCAATACGGTTACGACCTATGCTCTAATGCTAAAATTAAATCTATATGGTACCTACTTTGGTGTAATTATGGTGTTCACTGCTATAAATCTTTCTTTTGCAGTACTGACCTTTTCTAGCTTTGTGAAAGGTGTACCTAGAGAAATAGATGAAGCCGCAATTGTAGATGGGAGTGGCCCATTTACTCTTATTTTTAGAATATTGATGCCGATATTAAAACCTGTCTTAGTAACGAATTTAATTATTGCAGCCATCGGAGTATGGAACAACTTTATGGTGCCATTATATTTAATGAATAGTTCAGCTAAAATGACAATTCCTCTGACTGTATTTAACTTTTATGGTTTGTATGCACGTGATTGGCAATTTGTTTTTGCCGCATTGACGATAACGATATTACCTGTCGTGGTACTGTATTTGTGCATGCAGCGTTATATTGTTGAAGGAATGACAGCGGGAGCTGTAAAGGGATAA
- a CDS encoding histidine kinase, protein MFKNIKFQNKIMIWNILLVIVIMACVVGYFYSYVVKIINEREMDSFNAIASKTASQYDTFIYNMDKTALQIAANPQIVRYFSIVNKDMTTNYFIEEPVIASQIVQLLNSYNFKKDSNARINLYNNYNDFIYTSSVNTTFTAMESFFSSDHYKSVKDYFNQDDVYSMQRPPQKDFLNDSKTLQSPDMFSIIREIKDYTSNSLKNGYVEVQQSVERINEVFGDLGQDSFGVVIDKDYNIIYKSSNLADPSDIAALQQYIDLAKQEGWDSATTSIAGKFLTNVELQETNGRVLFLKNQSTILKPLMQFRTLLIIVSVILLLVVIIAETAIVRYLTRPLKDLYKSIKKVSIHNLELDTLTYEKNDEIQQINIAFDRMLQRLNSSIQNMVEAKTNELQSHLFALQSQMNPHFIHNILAIISMEAQEFDHKKIMNICSKLSRMLHFSSSMGDGFCSASDELKHAANYLSLMKERYEELFNYTIEIDESIHEVTIPKLIIQPICENSFNHAFRMVEPIWELNIKAYTQHNQWYIEIKDNGNGFDEEFINTFNGIYKNVGLENAKAALEKIEIGGLSLPNIYMRLKLVYGDGMIFELRNDIYGATVIIGGVIT, encoded by the coding sequence GTGTTTAAAAACATTAAGTTCCAAAACAAAATTATGATCTGGAATATACTGTTGGTTATTGTTATTATGGCATGTGTAGTTGGTTACTTTTATAGTTATGTCGTAAAAATAATTAATGAACGTGAGATGGATAGCTTTAATGCCATTGCATCCAAAACGGCATCTCAATATGATACTTTCATTTATAATATGGACAAAACAGCTCTTCAAATAGCGGCCAATCCCCAGATTGTCCGCTATTTCTCCATTGTTAATAAAGATATGACGACGAATTATTTTATAGAAGAACCCGTTATTGCATCGCAAATCGTTCAGTTATTAAATTCCTACAATTTCAAGAAAGACTCGAATGCCAGAATTAATTTGTACAATAACTACAATGATTTTATTTACACCTCGTCAGTGAATACGACATTTACGGCTATGGAGAGCTTTTTCAGTAGCGATCATTATAAATCAGTAAAAGACTATTTTAATCAAGATGACGTATATTCGATGCAACGTCCACCACAAAAGGACTTTTTAAATGATTCAAAAACTTTACAGAGTCCGGATATGTTTTCTATTATTCGAGAAATTAAAGACTATACTTCTAACAGTCTTAAAAATGGATATGTAGAAGTACAGCAATCAGTTGAACGGATCAATGAAGTTTTTGGTGATTTGGGACAAGATAGCTTCGGTGTTGTAATCGATAAGGATTATAATATAATCTACAAAAGTTCGAACTTAGCTGATCCTTCTGATATTGCTGCACTACAACAATATATTGATCTTGCAAAACAAGAGGGATGGGATAGCGCAACCACATCGATCGCTGGTAAGTTCTTGACGAATGTGGAACTACAGGAGACGAACGGTCGAGTCTTATTCCTGAAAAATCAGTCAACCATCTTGAAACCTCTAATGCAATTTCGCACCCTATTAATTATTGTAAGCGTAATCCTTCTATTAGTAGTCATTATTGCAGAAACAGCGATTGTTAGATATTTGACCAGACCATTAAAGGATTTATATAAATCGATAAAAAAAGTATCCATTCATAACCTTGAATTAGATACTTTAACATACGAAAAGAACGATGAAATTCAGCAAATCAATATTGCATTCGATCGAATGTTACAACGTTTAAATAGTTCGATTCAAAATATGGTAGAAGCAAAAACAAACGAGCTTCAATCTCATTTATTTGCCTTGCAGTCTCAAATGAACCCACATTTTATTCATAATATATTAGCGATTATCTCCATGGAGGCACAAGAATTTGATCATAAGAAAATTATGAATATATGCTCAAAATTGTCTAGAATGCTTCATTTCTCTTCATCTATGGGAGATGGGTTCTGCTCTGCTTCGGATGAGCTAAAACATGCGGCCAACTACTTGTCATTAATGAAAGAACGTTACGAAGAGTTATTCAACTATACGATTGAAATTGACGAATCTATTCATGAAGTCACAATTCCTAAACTTATCATTCAACCCATTTGTGAAAATAGCTTTAATCATGCATTTAGAATGGTAGAACCTATTTGGGAATTGAATATTAAGGCGTATACTCAACATAATCAATGGTATATAGAGATAAAGGATAATGGAAATGGTTTTGATGAGGAATTTATTAATACATTCAATGGGATATATAAAAACGTAGGACTTGAGAACGCTAAGGCAGCGTTGGAGAAAATAGAGATTGGTGGTTTGAGTTTACCTAATATTTATATGCGACTAAAATTGGTTTACGGGGACGGAATGATATTTGAATTACGCAATGATATCTATGGCGCCACAGTTATTATTGGGGGTGTAATTACATGA
- a CDS encoding extracellular solute-binding protein, whose product MNKLRSTLSLFVAIFIIIATMAACGGNAASTNGNNSDAANTANDTDTEKKNPVKITALIQQSRNFEGLQNMIKKLETEENIIIDAQVVPDAEALNLIKMKLNSGESVDMIDYNIPAVYDMIDPVANFADLSNESWVGNLIMPDNIKYDDGKIYGFPFLSVPGIHGMIYNKDVFADLGIEVPTTWDELLAAAEIIKIKGNGITPIFMPKDSWVPQIMMTDNFAKALDSEKIAEFADKVAKNEMKWTDVPEFQTVIDKYLDLYKKGYVNENFTSAVYDDAIAAVATGKAAMHFNGDFFASSVMDSNPEANIGIFQISMTENVDVVTANTSSAGFVAYKNSKNLDTVKKVFELWSTPEYADLYFEGRPSFPAFKDVNGGEVPDYLKEINEKYIQQGKAISEFNAYVMQYNPLFENSLYIYYTSTPAKNDLDGKGIMEKFQKEFEQYNKDIGAPGF is encoded by the coding sequence ATGAACAAATTGAGAAGTACATTATCGTTATTCGTTGCAATCTTTATCATCATTGCTACTATGGCAGCATGTGGCGGAAATGCTGCGAGTACTAACGGTAATAATTCTGATGCTGCTAATACTGCAAACGATACGGATACAGAGAAAAAGAATCCAGTTAAAATTACAGCTCTTATTCAACAGTCTAGAAATTTTGAAGGTTTGCAAAACATGATTAAAAAATTGGAAACAGAAGAAAACATAATTATTGATGCACAAGTTGTACCGGATGCAGAAGCATTAAATTTAATCAAAATGAAGCTTAACTCCGGTGAAAGCGTCGATATGATTGATTATAACATTCCAGCTGTGTATGACATGATTGACCCTGTTGCTAATTTTGCTGACTTGAGTAATGAATCATGGGTTGGAAATCTAATTATGCCAGATAACATCAAATATGATGATGGAAAAATCTATGGATTCCCATTCCTATCAGTGCCAGGTATACATGGCATGATCTATAACAAAGATGTTTTTGCAGATCTAGGGATAGAGGTTCCGACAACATGGGATGAACTTCTAGCTGCTGCTGAGATTATTAAAATAAAAGGTAATGGAATTACGCCGATCTTTATGCCTAAAGATTCTTGGGTTCCGCAAATTATGATGACAGATAACTTCGCAAAAGCGCTAGATTCAGAAAAGATCGCAGAATTCGCTGATAAAGTAGCGAAGAACGAAATGAAATGGACAGACGTCCCTGAGTTTCAAACGGTTATCGACAAATATTTGGATCTTTATAAAAAAGGCTATGTGAATGAAAACTTTACATCAGCAGTATATGATGATGCTATCGCAGCAGTTGCTACTGGTAAAGCAGCGATGCATTTCAACGGAGATTTCTTTGCATCATCAGTTATGGATTCTAATCCTGAAGCCAACATCGGTATTTTCCAAATTTCAATGACGGAAAATGTAGATGTTGTAACTGCTAACACATCATCAGCTGGATTTGTAGCTTACAAAAACTCGAAAAATCTGGATACGGTTAAAAAGGTGTTTGAATTATGGTCAACACCAGAATATGCAGATCTATATTTCGAGGGTCGTCCTTCCTTCCCTGCATTTAAAGATGTAAACGGTGGGGAAGTTCCTGATTATCTTAAAGAAATTAACGAGAAATATATTCAGCAAGGTAAAGCAATTTCGGAGTTCAATGCATACGTAATGCAATATAATCCACTATTCGAAAACAGCTTATATATTTATTACACTTCTACTCCTGCAAAAAATGATTTGGATGGTAAAGGTATTATGGAGAAATTCCAAAAAGAATTCGAGCAATATAATAAAGATATAGGTGCACCTGGGTTCTAA
- a CDS encoding carbohydrate ABC transporter permease, with amino-acid sequence MMAKRQFANITINLLYAIIGAIMLLPIYYLVVTTFKTPNEAAASPLGLPKQLMFDNYITAFKAMHYPQAISNNLIIAVCAVSILVIISSMAAYVIARSKKRIFKWMFMIFMVGLIIPFQIAIIPLYKIIAALHLMNTLPGVILISVFCINLPLSIYLFKGFIGTVPIELEEAAGIDGCGTFRTFWNIIFPLLKPIVATVTILDALAIWNDFMTPLLFLQDPNKAVLLQEVYKNVGPFSTNWTSFFPMLVLATLPLIIFYLIMQRSIIEGVVAGSVKG; translated from the coding sequence ATGATGGCTAAACGTCAATTTGCTAATATCACGATTAACCTACTGTATGCCATAATTGGCGCTATCATGTTGCTGCCCATTTATTATTTGGTAGTAACAACTTTTAAGACTCCCAATGAGGCTGCTGCAAGCCCACTTGGATTGCCGAAGCAGCTTATGTTTGATAACTACATTACTGCATTTAAGGCAATGCATTATCCACAAGCGATATCTAACAACTTAATTATCGCAGTATGTGCAGTATCCATACTAGTTATTATTTCTTCTATGGCTGCTTATGTCATTGCTAGAAGTAAAAAAAGAATATTTAAGTGGATGTTCATGATCTTTATGGTAGGTCTTATCATTCCATTTCAAATTGCGATTATCCCATTATACAAAATTATTGCTGCGTTACATTTAATGAATACTTTGCCAGGTGTAATATTAATATCAGTATTTTGCATTAATCTTCCGCTCTCGATCTATTTGTTCAAAGGGTTTATCGGTACGGTACCAATAGAGCTAGAGGAAGCGGCAGGTATTGATGGTTGCGGTACATTCCGTACGTTCTGGAATATTATCTTTCCGTTACTTAAACCGATAGTTGCTACGGTCACGATTTTGGATGCACTTGCGATCTGGAATGACTTTATGACACCATTGCTATTCCTGCAAGATCCGAATAAGGCAGTTCTACTACAAGAAGTGTATAAAAATGTGGGTCCTTTCTCCACGAATTGGACTTCGTTCTTCCCTATGCTAGTGCTAGCTACTTTGCCGTTGATCATATTCTATCTAATCATGCAAAGAAGTATTATTGAAGGTGTTGTAGCAGGTTCAGTTAAGGGTTAA
- a CDS encoding extracellular solute-binding protein: MKKKWSLLLTSLVLVSSILSACGSNNGGNDDQSSNSTEPNKSGEQVEIRIMGYNAESSRASYLKLLEEKLPNIKVTFEFVALDSFNNVLNSQLNAGQGPDIIEVGGETRLLANAGHLMDLTNESFTSKYANVGLAPYSVDSKVYATPLQSWYEGIFYNKAIFRDNNIAVPKTFDEFIQIHKALAANGIKAQTMGAQSWEPMMKQSIGLVNNEFYSNPANKDFDEKFNAGEAKLAEAWLPYVEEWSRLITEGILTEDMLGLSYDQALDEFATGKAAMWESGPWAVGTILEKNPEIELGMFPIPGITEGPGFLIGGPGSALAINDKTKHKAEALQVLEFTATPEAQQALIADNAGSSFLTGVEVDLGEIYADAEEAFKAGNVYAPWTAAWISGNPIVEGYGKALQEVLAGTKTVQQALVDADDVNDMMRKTLE; encoded by the coding sequence ATGAAGAAAAAATGGTCATTATTATTGACTAGCTTAGTATTGGTTAGCTCTATTCTTTCAGCATGTGGTAGTAATAATGGGGGAAATGATGATCAATCATCGAACTCTACCGAGCCTAATAAGTCAGGAGAGCAAGTAGAAATTCGCATTATGGGTTACAATGCGGAATCATCTCGTGCCAGCTACCTAAAGTTGCTGGAAGAAAAATTGCCTAACATTAAAGTAACATTTGAATTCGTTGCTTTGGACAGTTTCAATAACGTATTGAATTCTCAGCTTAATGCTGGACAAGGTCCAGATATTATTGAAGTTGGTGGAGAAACTAGACTACTTGCAAACGCAGGTCATCTGATGGATCTTACAAATGAAAGTTTCACTTCGAAATACGCTAATGTCGGTCTTGCTCCTTATTCTGTAGACAGCAAAGTGTATGCAACACCACTACAAAGTTGGTATGAAGGTATTTTCTACAATAAAGCAATATTCCGTGATAATAATATCGCAGTACCAAAAACATTTGATGAATTTATTCAAATTCATAAAGCTCTAGCTGCTAACGGTATTAAAGCTCAAACTATGGGTGCACAATCATGGGAACCAATGATGAAACAAAGTATTGGACTTGTTAACAACGAGTTCTACTCAAACCCAGCTAACAAAGATTTTGATGAGAAGTTCAATGCTGGTGAAGCTAAATTGGCTGAAGCATGGTTGCCATATGTAGAAGAATGGTCTCGCCTTATTACGGAAGGCATTCTAACAGAAGATATGCTTGGACTTAGCTATGACCAAGCACTTGATGAGTTTGCTACAGGAAAAGCCGCAATGTGGGAAAGTGGCCCGTGGGCTGTAGGAACGATTTTAGAGAAAAACCCAGAGATTGAGCTTGGCATGTTCCCTATTCCTGGTATTACTGAAGGTCCAGGATTCTTAATCGGTGGTCCTGGTTCTGCTCTTGCAATTAATGATAAGACGAAGCATAAAGCAGAAGCTTTACAAGTTCTTGAATTTACTGCAACTCCTGAAGCGCAACAAGCTTTAATTGCAGATAATGCAGGTAGTTCATTCTTGACTGGTGTAGAAGTTGATCTAGGTGAAATTTATGCAGATGCTGAAGAAGCGTTTAAGGCGGGCAATGTATATGCTCCTTGGACTGCTGCTTGGATCTCAGGTAACCCAATCGTAGAAGGTTATGGTAAAGCGCTTCAAGAAGTGCTTGCAGGAACTAAGACTGTTCAGCAAGCTTTGGTTGATGCTGATGATGTTAACGATATGATGCGTAAAACACTTGAATAG
- a CDS encoding family 20 glycosylhydrolase, with protein sequence MQKNERIEGIIMNLKLIGLNASQCAAVAEISNILDIECSETGIPIHFKQSDKGISIKYDGHSGTITYEHDHQYIRALGLMIEKMKQELLVELTELPVYESLGFMIDCSRNAVIHFEGYRKLIQHLALMGYSTVQLYTEDTFEMKEYPYFGHMRGRFSGEQLKHMDTYAMQFGIELIPCIQTLAHLEQPLKWAAFSDIVDCNDILLVGEEKTYQLIDTMFRTLSENLSSRTINIGMDEAHMMGLGKYLDKHGYQDRVTVMLQHFEKVVAIARKYGYKPMMWSDMFFRLASGGEYYEADSQIREDVIAMIPEDVTLVYWDYYSENTELYNRMIKKHKQLSDKIVFAGGAWKWMGFTPNNEFSKHVGVMAHESCLAGGVKEILMTAWGDNGAESSLFSILPTLQLWAELCYKNNSNLSTLEQRFMTCTGGSYNDFMKLDLPNLVPDNVAPGASSINPPKYILYQDILMGLFDKHIIPKVYAEHYESSAKILEQCMERNSKWKSLFETQYALCKLLELKCDIGNNIREAYMNNNLTLLQEYAKVILPELKRRTQRFMSTYREQWEQENKIFGLDVFDIRMGGLLQRMDTAIYRILGYISGRISQLEELEHERLYYDGRTEDRQTVAITANVWHRIATPSVLSGMI encoded by the coding sequence ATGCAGAAAAATGAACGAATCGAGGGCATTATTATGAACTTAAAGTTAATCGGATTAAATGCAAGTCAATGTGCTGCGGTGGCCGAGATTTCTAATATACTTGATATTGAATGTTCTGAAACGGGTATCCCTATACATTTTAAGCAATCAGATAAAGGAATTAGTATTAAATATGATGGTCATTCAGGTACAATTACTTATGAACACGATCATCAATATATAAGAGCTCTTGGCTTAATGATAGAGAAAATGAAACAAGAATTGCTAGTTGAATTAACTGAGCTTCCAGTTTATGAGAGCCTTGGTTTTATGATTGATTGCTCTAGAAATGCTGTTATTCACTTTGAAGGCTATCGAAAACTTATTCAACACCTAGCTTTAATGGGGTACTCTACCGTTCAGCTGTATACAGAAGATACCTTTGAAATGAAGGAGTATCCGTATTTTGGTCATATGCGCGGTAGATTCTCGGGTGAGCAACTAAAGCATATGGATACCTATGCTATGCAATTTGGTATAGAGCTTATCCCTTGTATTCAAACGCTGGCTCACTTGGAACAGCCGTTAAAGTGGGCAGCCTTCTCTGATATAGTCGACTGTAATGATATTTTACTAGTTGGTGAAGAGAAAACGTATCAGCTTATTGATACGATGTTCCGTACGCTATCTGAAAATTTGTCTAGCAGAACGATTAATATTGGTATGGATGAAGCTCATATGATGGGTTTAGGCAAATATTTAGATAAACATGGCTATCAAGACAGAGTGACAGTTATGCTGCAGCACTTTGAGAAGGTAGTAGCAATAGCTAGAAAGTATGGTTACAAGCCGATGATGTGGAGTGATATGTTCTTCCGCCTAGCAAGTGGAGGGGAGTATTATGAAGCCGATTCACAAATACGTGAAGATGTCATTGCAATGATTCCAGAAGATGTTACGCTTGTTTATTGGGATTATTATTCAGAGAATACTGAGTTATACAATCGTATGATCAAAAAACATAAGCAGCTTAGCGATAAGATCGTGTTCGCTGGCGGTGCCTGGAAGTGGATGGGCTTCACACCGAACAATGAATTTAGCAAGCATGTAGGGGTCATGGCTCATGAAAGTTGCCTTGCTGGAGGAGTTAAGGAGATACTGATGACAGCATGGGGCGATAATGGGGCTGAATCTTCGCTGTTCTCTATTCTTCCTACTTTGCAACTTTGGGCAGAACTTTGTTATAAGAACAACTCAAATCTTTCAACCTTGGAGCAACGATTTATGACTTGTACAGGGGGCAGTTATAACGATTTCATGAAGTTAGACCTACCTAACTTGGTGCCAGATAATGTCGCACCGGGCGCAAGCTCTATTAACCCCCCGAAATATATATTATATCAGGATATATTAATGGGACTGTTCGATAAACATATTATACCGAAGGTCTATGCGGAGCATTATGAAAGCAGTGCGAAAATTTTAGAGCAATGTATGGAGCGAAATTCGAAATGGAAATCACTCTTTGAAACTCAATATGCTTTATGCAAGTTGCTAGAGCTAAAATGTGATATAGGTAATAACATTCGGGAAGCTTATATGAACAATAACCTTACGCTATTACAAGAGTATGCTAAAGTAATACTACCAGAATTGAAGAGAAGAACTCAGCGGTTTATGTCTACTTACCGTGAACAGTGGGAACAAGAAAATAAGATTTTTGGTCTTGATGTCTTCGATATTCGTATGGGTGGTTTGCTGCAAAGGATGGATACAGCAATTTATCGGATTCTAGGTTATATTAGCGGCCGAATTTCTCAGTTAGAAGAGCTTGAACATGAGCGACTTTATTATGATGGAAGAACTGAAGATAGACAAACAGTAGCGATTACTGCAAATGTTTGGCATCGCATTGCAACCCCATCGGTATTATCAGGTATGATATAG